TTGTGGAAATTAGAAAAATGGTATTTAGGTAACAGGCAAACActcctctttttcttcagcAGCATCTGGCTAGGAACAGATTTGGAAGTGGCAGGtgggggagaaaagaaagcaacCTGAATGCTgtcagctgggcagggggagtggcaagaacaaaaccatcaCCATTTTCTTCATCTCCAGCGCTGAGGAGGGCTGCAGGggtcaggaggaggaggaaggacaCCCACAGAgtgtcacagccctggctgtgagctGGCAATGCCGTGgttcagcacagccctgagtcCAACCtcaagcaggagcagcacctttCCCCATCTCCCCTCACCCCATGGGGAAGGGTTTCAGAAGCTCCTTGAGCCCCTGGAAAGCTGCTTGGAAAGgggagcacacagggagccATGAAGAATAATGCCAGGAAATATCTTTGGGGAAAGCAGGAGCCAGGGCCACACCTGCGTCTGTTTTAGAAATGACTTTATTGCACTAAAAAGAGGAAATCATCTGTAAACAAACATTCCATTCAGGTAATAAtatatgggggtttttttcactccAAAAAAATACATCGTTAAATCCAGCCACAGAAATATCAAAGCAGGGACAACAGaaaacagctccagcagcagagagagacTCATCCAAGcaacagccctggctgccacaccaccagcccagctcagagcagtgaATCCCAGGGCTCCATGCATGGTCACACacccaaatccagccctggcacaggctgggctggggcaggacgAGGGTCCCCAACCCCTTGGGTCTCCCTTTGGGGTcagcctgggctcctgctctcagcatcctcctccccaaaaccAAAGGCACACGGTTCTTCTGAGGGGATGTCAGCCCTCACACCTCTCAGAGCACCACAGCCTTCATCCCAGCTCCcactcctcctcttcctgcggcctttccctccatcccagcagctccagggtacccccagcacccccagggagcacagggtgagGTGTGTGGGGGCTGCCAGCTGGGTAGGgtccccttcctgccccagagctcctcagggGCACAATGGTCACCCCAGAGCCTGTTTGTGacccctctccctgtccccagagccctcctCCCAGGGCATTTTGGGGCTGGGGAACCATCCCTGGTGCTGGGGTGCAGGGAAACCTCAAGTGGGAAACTCCCCGTGAAGGATGGACGTGTCAGCTCCTCGTGTCCTGCTCCTTTTCAGCCACAAGCTCAGCAAACAGCCACGGTCACCCTGGATCCCCCCCACCCCGCCCCGCCGTGCAAACAACGGCTCTGCCTCTGTTACCTGGAACGTATTTACAGACAAAATAAAACTGCTGCGAAAAAGATCAGCCTCGGGTATAAATAGTCAACACTGAGATCTGCCATCTGCTGCAAAAGGACAAGGAAGGAACACGGACTGTtaacacagaggggacacacgtgtgtgtgtgtgtgtgtgtcctgctcCCCGCACAGAAACATGCAGAGCCCGACACAAAGGCTGACACCACACCGAACAACGACGCAGAGTGTTTGATCCGCCCGCAGGAATGCCCCGGCTGGGCCCTCCCcgccctcagtgtccccaggcactCTGCAGGGTGACACGGTGCCATGGGGAGGGTCGGCAGCACCGAGCTCCAGAGGGAAGCTGAAAGCCAGGCCAGTGCTTTGGGATGTCAgatcctgctgggcacaggggcttGGTGGTCCCACAGGACACGTCTCTGCTGCCACTTGGAAGATCCTTTCATAGACAAGGGGGGATGGAGGGTTTTGGAGCCTCACCTGCACTCAGGTGGGGCCGCTCCTGTCACCTCAGCTTTTGTCAGCAGGTACAtctgctgggacactgcctgtgcccagggcaggggtgccaGCCCCTGGCATCTCCCTCCTGTGGGAAAGGCACAGGCAGCCTCCTGGATTTGGGCAAAACAAACCCCCCCAAGCTCCATGAGCAGTTTTCCAGTGGGGTCAGcagtggggacagtgctggggtgggcagggagggcagcccaggaggctgcagggctcagaCCAAGCCAACCTTGCAGCCTCACAGGGCTGGGCCGAGCCCAGGAAAGGCTCAAAAGCCACAACCCTGACTCATCCCCCAGGCTGACCACTCTCAGGTCACCTCTGCAGTATTTTCTTTGCAGTTTCCAAGAGCAGAAACTTGTCTTTTAAATTGAAGCTGTCACCAAACTACAGGTGCTGGGGCTTTCAGAGGTGGCCCTAAGTGTGCTGCAGAGATTCACCCACCTCCAACCTGCTTGGTGGCAGCTGGAGACCACAGGGAGGGAAGGCTCCAACAGGTGCTTCCATCCTCCCTGGCGGTGGGGAATGGGCTGGAGGCTCCCCGTTTTCTGCTGCAcccggggcaggagcagggagggagcaggggcagagaggctgtggctgccggCTGGAGTTGGCAGAGCCCCATTCCTGGGGACCCCCACACTCTGCACCATTCCTGGGGACCCCCACACTCTGCCACGACCCCGGCCCTCCTCAGGGGGCCCTTCCAAACCCTCctgcagcggggctgggggacagcgCCGGCCCCACAGGCGGGAGGGCTCCCTCGGGGCTGGCAGCAGGTACCtacaggcaggagagcagggcgGTGAGcggcagctccttctcccccAGCAGCGTGTCCCGCTTAAGGCTGCTGCCCTTGTTGACCACCTTGAGCTTCAGGGACATCTTCCTGGCGTGCCCGGGGCCCAGCCCATCGAAGAAGAAGTCCTCGTTGAAGACGGGGTTGCGGCTGTTCTTGACGATGGTGCTGCGCTGCTTCTGCAGCTTGCCGGGGTTGAGGCACAGCGAGACGCAGCAGTTGATGCTGCGCAGGTCGACCAGGGCATCGTAGAGGTCCTCGGCGGACACGAGGCGCACTCGCAGCCGGGCATTGGAGGGGTCGTACTCAGCGGCCAGGCGGAGGCTCCCGCCCCGGCTCAGCCGCAGGCTGTgctcccggtcccggtcccggcccgcgggcagctccaggggcagcacGGCCGTCGGCGGCTGCTGCGTCCCGGCCGGGGCGCTCCGGGCGCGGCGCTGGGCGCTGGGGCTGGTGTCGGCGGAGCTGTCGTCGGTGCTCAGCGAGCTGTTGCGGGCCACCGAGTGCTTCAGCTTGATCACCTTGGACTGGCTCTCCTGGCTGAAGAGCTTCAGCAGGGACACGGAGCGCGACAGCAGCGGCGAGCCGAAGGGTGAGGACTCGGCCGAGGAGCACGTGTCGCTCTCTCCGCCGCTGAAATACCGGCCCGGGTGCATCAGGGCGGCGCCGAGATCCGCCGGTGTCCGGCGGCCGCTGTCGCCGTTGAGCTTGGCTTTGCGCTGGGCGCCGGGCGAGGTGACGGGCGAggggcacaggctgctgtgctcgCTGTGGAACAGGGACTCCTTGCGCCGGGTGTGCGGGCTCTCCATCAGCGTGGCGAAGCCGTACGAGGTCTGAGCCTTGGGCACGTAGGGCAGCGACATGGCCGTCTGTGCCTGCGGGTCCACGTTGGTGCCGCCCTCGGTCCAGTCCTCGGCGGTCTCGATCTGGATGATGTGCCGCCCGCGGGTGCGGGACCGGGAGCGGCCGGACGGGCGGGGGCTGCGCGGGGCTTTGCGCTTGGCCAGGTCCTGCTCCGACACCGAGGCGCCCAGAGCGGCCCCCGCGGGCGCCTCGGAGCCCTCGGCCTCGGCGGGAGCCGCGCTCAGCTTGGGCGGGATGAAGAAGTCGGGGATCTTGTCGGGGGTGAGGACGTTGCTGTAGCGGGATCCCCGCGAGGACTCGTCCGTCCCCGCGCCCCGGGAGCCGCCGTTCTCCGCCACCCCGCGCAGCCGCTCCAGCAGCCACATGTTGCTGCGAGATGCGGGGCTGGAAGAGACCCGAGGGGCACCGCTGTCACCGGGGGCCGGGCACCGGCGGAGGCAGGACGAAGCCGGAAGCACCGGGAGCGACCGGCGGCACCGAGAGACGCGGACCGGGCGGGCGGGTGGGACGGGACAAGCACCGGAGGGACCGGGGGACGCGCCAGCCCGGGGAGGAGCGCGAAGGAAGCGGCCGCGGGGAGCGGGGACCCGGGGGACGGGGATGCGA
The Melospiza georgiana isolate bMelGeo1 chromosome 26, bMelGeo1.pri, whole genome shotgun sequence genome window above contains:
- the C2CD4C gene encoding C2 calcium-dependent domain-containing protein 4C, which gives rise to MWLLERLRGVAENGGSRGAGTDESSRGSRYSNVLTPDKIPDFFIPPKLSAAPAEAEGSEAPAGAALGASVSEQDLAKRKAPRSPRPSGRSRSRTRGRHIIQIETAEDWTEGGTNVDPQAQTAMSLPYVPKAQTSYGFATLMESPHTRRKESLFHSEHSSLCPSPVTSPGAQRKAKLNGDSGRRTPADLGAALMHPGRYFSGGESDTCSSAESSPFGSPLLSRSVSLLKLFSQESQSKVIKLKHSVARNSSLSTDDSSADTSPSAQRRARSAPAGTQQPPTAVLPLELPAGRDRDREHSLRLSRGGSLRLAAEYDPSNARLRVRLVSAEDLYDALVDLRSINCCVSLCLNPGKLQKQRSTIVKNSRNPVFNEDFFFDGLGPGHARKMSLKLKVVNKGSSLKRDTLLGEKELPLTALLSCL